A single region of the Candidatus Melainabacteria bacterium genome encodes:
- a CDS encoding DUF374 domain-containing protein, whose translation MAKFRVRNILGKLPFTDGLRLSALEGFCTNGIHFFDSSYTTQRVYSPKAKAFLDAGNSALFAVPHGRMIGLLRFQDVRSRVTILISPSRDGEIIARTITNLGLTASRGSQKQGAVKGGLQMVKAAEAGKHLVVMIDGPRGPAYEVKPGIIKMAEITGLPIIPFSASSRNAMYMWGWDSFMATHFGSPILHVFGDPIVVRDGSTDDERESLRLQLERQLQAMRTVADNFWKMTNQS comes from the coding sequence ATGGCTAAATTTCGAGTACGCAACATTCTCGGCAAGTTGCCATTTACCGACGGCTTGCGCTTGAGTGCGTTGGAAGGCTTTTGCACTAACGGAATCCACTTTTTCGATAGCAGTTACACTACTCAGCGCGTCTACTCGCCAAAAGCCAAAGCTTTCCTCGACGCAGGCAATTCTGCTTTATTTGCTGTTCCGCACGGAAGAATGATCGGCTTACTGCGTTTTCAGGACGTGCGTTCGCGAGTAACAATTTTGATCAGTCCCAGTCGCGATGGAGAAATTATCGCCCGAACTATCACCAATCTTGGTTTGACCGCTTCTCGCGGTTCACAGAAGCAAGGAGCCGTCAAAGGCGGATTGCAGATGGTCAAAGCAGCAGAAGCTGGAAAGCATCTTGTCGTTATGATCGACGGACCGCGCGGACCGGCATACGAAGTAAAACCGGGCATCATCAAGATGGCTGAAATTACAGGACTGCCGATTATTCCCTTCTCTGCTTCGTCTCGTAACGCCATGTACATGTGGGGGTGGGACAGTTTCATGGCCACTCACTTCGGTAGCCCTATCTTGCATGTTTTTGGTGATCCTATAGTGGTGCGTGATGGCTCTACTGATGACGAGCGTGAGTCGCTGCGATTGCAACTTGAGAGGCAACTGCAGGCTATGCGCACTGTCGCCGACAATTTTTGGAAGATGACAAATCAGAGTTAG